In the genome of Clostridiisalibacter paucivorans DSM 22131, one region contains:
- a CDS encoding Tex family protein, whose translation MDIISILVNEFKLKKFQVENTIKLIDEGNTIPFIARYRKEKTGELSDVVLRDLNDRLTYLRNLESRKEEVIRLISDQDKLTDKLQNEIIEAKTLQRVEDLYRPYKQKRRTRATKAKEKGLEPLANIILSQDVLTGDIETIVSPYIDEEKEVNTVEDALQGAMDIIAETVSDNADFRKIIRRKTYNEGILVTTATDKEAKSVYEMYYDYREPVKKVANHRVLAINRAEKEKVVRAKIESPEHEIIDDLKNRMLKNREAITTPYLEAAVEDGYKRLISPSIERDIRSSLTEVAEDEGIKIFAKNLKPLLMQPPMNNIVVMGFDPAYRTGCKIAVVDETGKLLDYTTVYPTEPQNKVEEAKKELKDLILKYGVDIIAIGNGTASRESESIVADMIKEIDKKVYYVIVSEAGASVYSASKIANEEYPDINVSIRGAISIAKRLQDPLAELVKIDPKHVGVGQYQHDLNQGKLDEALKAVVEDCVNTVGVDLNTASPSLLQYVSGISKSVANNIVRHREEIGRFTNRNQLLDVKRLGNQTFVQCAGFLRISGGDNVLDNTSVHPESYDVADKLIDRLNIDINDKNSTAVVDLLVKNKGLDVLAEELDVGIPTLNDIITELKKPGRDPREEMPKPIFRTDVLKIEDLKENMVLTGTVRNVVDFGAFVDIGVKQDGLVHISQISDRFIKHPMEVLSVGDVVNAKIIGIDKDRGKISLSIREV comes from the coding sequence ATGGATATTATTTCAATATTAGTAAATGAATTCAAGCTCAAGAAATTTCAAGTTGAAAATACCATAAAACTTATAGATGAAGGAAATACTATTCCCTTTATTGCTCGATATAGAAAGGAAAAGACTGGGGAATTAAGTGATGTGGTTTTAAGGGACTTAAATGACAGACTTACATATTTAAGAAATTTAGAAAGTAGAAAAGAAGAAGTAATAAGGCTTATATCGGATCAGGACAAGCTTACAGATAAACTTCAGAATGAAATAATTGAGGCAAAGACACTACAGAGAGTAGAGGATTTGTACAGGCCTTATAAACAGAAACGTAGAACTAGAGCTACTAAGGCCAAAGAAAAGGGATTAGAGCCATTGGCCAATATTATATTGAGTCAAGATGTATTGACAGGAGATATAGAGACTATTGTATCTCCATATATAGATGAAGAAAAAGAGGTTAATACTGTAGAAGATGCTTTACAGGGAGCAATGGATATAATAGCAGAAACAGTATCTGATAATGCAGATTTTAGAAAAATAATAAGAAGAAAGACATATAATGAAGGTATATTGGTGACAACTGCCACAGATAAGGAAGCTAAATCTGTATATGAGATGTACTATGATTATAGAGAACCAGTAAAGAAAGTTGCAAATCATAGGGTGTTAGCCATAAATAGAGCAGAGAAGGAAAAGGTTGTAAGGGCAAAGATAGAATCACCAGAGCATGAAATAATAGATGATTTAAAAAATAGAATGTTAAAAAATAGGGAAGCTATAACAACACCTTATTTAGAGGCGGCAGTGGAAGATGGATATAAAAGACTTATATCTCCATCTATAGAAAGAGATATAAGGAGTAGCCTTACAGAAGTAGCAGAGGATGAAGGAATAAAAATATTTGCTAAAAACTTAAAGCCCTTATTGATGCAACCACCGATGAATAATATAGTAGTTATGGGGTTTGATCCCGCATATAGAACTGGATGTAAAATAGCAGTAGTAGACGAAACAGGAAAACTATTGGACTATACTACAGTATACCCAACAGAACCTCAAAACAAGGTAGAGGAAGCAAAAAAAGAATTAAAAGACCTTATTTTAAAATATGGTGTGGACATTATAGCCATAGGCAATGGTACAGCATCACGGGAGTCTGAGAGTATAGTAGCAGATATGATAAAGGAAATCGACAAAAAGGTATATTATGTTATAGTTAGTGAAGCGGGAGCATCTGTATATTCGGCATCTAAGATAGCCAATGAAGAGTATCCTGATATAAATGTATCTATTAGAGGTGCCATATCCATAGCAAAAAGATTGCAAGATCCATTGGCTGAATTGGTAAAAATAGATCCTAAGCATGTGGGTGTAGGACAGTATCAGCATGATTTAAATCAAGGTAAATTAGATGAGGCATTGAAGGCGGTAGTAGAAGATTGTGTAAATACTGTGGGGGTAGACCTAAATACAGCATCTCCATCATTGTTACAATACGTTTCAGGTATATCTAAATCTGTAGCAAATAATATAGTTAGACATAGAGAAGAGATAGGACGATTTACCAACAGGAATCAGCTATTGGATGTGAAGCGACTAGGCAACCAGACATTTGTACAATGTGCAGGATTTTTGAGGATTTCTGGAGGAGACAATGTCTTAGATAATACATCAGTACATCCTGAATCTTATGATGTAGCTGATAAACTCATAGATAGACTTAATATAGATATAAATGATAAAAACAGTACAGCTGTAGTAGATTTATTAGTAAAAAACAAGGGGTTAGATGTACTAGCTGAAGAACTAGATGTTGGGATACCAACTTTGAATGATATTATAACAGAGCTTAAAAAGCCAGGCAGAGATCCCAGGGAAGAAATGCCAAAACCTATATTTAGAACTGATGTATTGAAGATAGAAGATTTAAAGGAAAATATGGTATTAACGGGAACTGTAAGAAATGTAGTAGACTTTGGAGCATTTGTAGATATTGGTGTAAAACAAGATGGATTGGTACATATATCCCAAATTAGTGATAGATTTATAAAACATCCTATGGAGGTCTTATCAGTGGGAGATGTTGTGAATGCAAAAATTATAGGGATAGATAAGGATAGGGGAAAGATATCTTTGAGTATAAGAGAAGTATAA
- the secA gene encoding preprotein translocase subunit SecA, with product MKKFFEKVFGTYSQREIKRMEPTIDKIESLDEEMQALTDEQLKEKTQYFKERLKGGDTLDDILPEAFAVVREAAYRVLGMKHYRVQLIGGMVLHQGSIAEMKTGEGKTLVATLPVYLNALEGKGVHVITVNDYLAQRDKEWMGKLYEFLGLTVGCISHDMDSSERKDAYNRDITYGTNNEFGFDYLRDNMVIYKKEMVQRELNYAIIDEVDSILIDEARTPLIISGAGDKSTSLYMAANSFVQTLKGRKIDPNEKNDRFSREIKEETVDFTIDEKSKIVNLTEKGIKKAENFFSVENLADTKNMELSHHINQALKAHNLMFRDKDYVVKDGEVVIVDDFTGRLMFGRRYSDGLHQAIEAKEGLDVKRESKTLATITFQNYFRMYEKLSGMTGTAKTEEEEFKHIYGMDVIEIPTNKPVIRADYPDTVYKSEEAKFDAVIEEIKEKHSKGQPVLVGTISIENSETLSKMLKKARIPHEVLNAKHHEREADIVAQAGRFGAVTIATNMAGRGTDIVLGGNPEFMAKSEMKKRGYSEHMIALADSHTSTEDKEIIDAKDTLNKLVQKYKDDTKDEEQKVIEAGGLHIIGTERHESRRIDNQLRGRAGRQGDPGSSRFFISLEDDLMRLFGSEKIMGMVNSLGMPDDEPLEHKLLSKSIEGAQRRVEGRNFGIRKHVLQYDDVMNKQREVIYEQRKMVLEGEDLKAYIASMVEDIVVDAVNVYTAEAKYPEDWDLTGLEEYLGNIFLPKNSLQFEDIEDLTTDDLKNRIMDIAKKLYEEKEEEIGQEQIREIERVILLRVVDSKWMDHIDAMDQLRQGIGLRALGNEDPVRAYQMEGFDMFEAMVHNIKIDTVKYLYNLRAEEKVERKKVAKVTGASHGGESPKQKTVVKGRKIGRNEPCPCGSGKKYKKCCGR from the coding sequence ATGAAGAAATTTTTTGAAAAGGTATTTGGTACCTATAGTCAAAGGGAAATAAAAAGAATGGAACCAACCATAGATAAAATAGAGAGCTTAGATGAAGAAATGCAAGCATTAACAGATGAACAATTGAAGGAAAAAACTCAATATTTTAAGGAAAGATTAAAGGGTGGAGATACCCTCGATGATATATTGCCAGAGGCATTTGCAGTTGTTAGAGAGGCAGCATATAGGGTATTGGGTATGAAACACTATAGGGTACAGCTTATAGGTGGTATGGTATTGCACCAAGGAAGTATAGCTGAGATGAAAACAGGTGAAGGTAAGACATTGGTTGCAACATTACCGGTATATTTAAATGCCCTAGAAGGCAAAGGAGTACATGTCATAACAGTAAATGACTATCTAGCTCAAAGAGATAAGGAATGGATGGGTAAATTATACGAATTTTTAGGTCTTACTGTGGGATGTATAAGTCATGATATGGATAGTAGTGAGAGAAAAGATGCATATAATAGGGATATCACATATGGAACAAATAATGAATTTGGATTTGATTATCTAAGGGATAATATGGTCATATATAAAAAAGAAATGGTTCAAAGGGAGTTAAATTATGCCATTATAGATGAGGTAGATAGTATACTTATAGATGAAGCCAGAACTCCCCTTATTATATCAGGAGCAGGGGATAAATCTACCAGTCTCTATATGGCTGCAAATTCCTTTGTACAAACTCTAAAGGGAAGAAAAATTGATCCTAATGAAAAAAATGATAGATTTAGTAGAGAGATAAAAGAAGAGACTGTAGATTTTACCATAGATGAAAAGTCTAAGATAGTAAACTTAACAGAAAAGGGTATAAAAAAAGCAGAGAACTTTTTTAGTGTAGAAAATCTGGCTGACACTAAAAATATGGAGTTATCTCATCATATTAATCAGGCATTAAAGGCACATAATCTTATGTTTAGGGATAAGGATTATGTGGTTAAAGATGGAGAGGTAGTTATAGTAGATGACTTTACTGGAAGACTTATGTTTGGTAGGAGATATAGTGATGGACTACATCAAGCAATAGAAGCCAAAGAGGGGCTAGATGTAAAAAGAGAATCAAAGACATTGGCAACTATAACATTTCAAAATTACTTTAGGATGTATGAAAAGCTTTCAGGTATGACAGGTACAGCTAAAACTGAGGAAGAAGAATTTAAACATATATACGGAATGGATGTAATAGAGATACCTACTAATAAACCTGTTATAAGGGCAGATTATCCAGATACGGTATATAAAAGTGAAGAGGCTAAATTTGATGCAGTGATTGAGGAAATTAAAGAGAAACATAGCAAAGGTCAACCAGTACTTGTTGGTACCATATCTATAGAAAATTCAGAAACACTTAGTAAAATGCTTAAAAAGGCTAGGATACCCCATGAGGTATTAAATGCAAAGCATCATGAAAGGGAAGCAGATATAGTTGCACAGGCAGGACGTTTTGGAGCTGTTACTATAGCTACAAATATGGCAGGTAGAGGTACAGATATTGTGTTGGGAGGAAATCCTGAATTTATGGCTAAGTCTGAAATGAAGAAAAGAGGCTATAGTGAGCATATGATAGCATTGGCAGATAGTCATACAAGCACAGAGGATAAAGAAATAATAGATGCCAAAGATACATTAAATAAATTGGTACAGAAGTATAAAGATGATACTAAAGATGAAGAACAGAAAGTAATAGAAGCTGGTGGACTTCATATTATAGGTACTGAAAGGCATGAGTCTAGAAGGATAGATAATCAGTTAAGAGGACGTGCAGGTAGACAGGGAGATCCTGGTTCCTCTAGGTTTTTCATATCCCTTGAAGATGACTTAATGAGACTTTTCGGTAGTGAAAAAATAATGGGAATGGTAAATAGTTTGGGTATGCCAGATGACGAACCTTTGGAGCATAAATTATTGTCAAAATCTATAGAGGGTGCCCAAAGAAGAGTGGAAGGCAGAAACTTTGGCATAAGGAAACATGTTCTTCAATATGACGATGTAATGAATAAACAAAGAGAAGTAATATATGAACAGAGAAAGATGGTACTAGAAGGAGAAGATTTAAAGGCATATATTGCTTCTATGGTTGAAGATATAGTGGTCGATGCAGTTAATGTATATACAGCTGAAGCCAAATATCCTGAAGACTGGGATTTAACTGGTCTTGAAGAATATTTAGGTAATATATTCTTGCCTAAAAACAGCCTACAATTTGAAGATATAGAAGATTTGACTACTGATGATTTGAAGAACAGAATAATGGATATAGCTAAAAAACTCTATGAAGAGAAGGAAGAAGAAATAGGGCAAGAACAGATAAGGGAAATAGAAAGGGTAATTCTCCTTAGAGTTGTAGATAGTAAGTGGATGGATCATATAGATGCTATGGATCAATTGAGACAAGGTATAGGTCTTAGAGCATTAGGAAATGAAGACCCTGTTAGGGCATATCAGATGGAAGGGTTTGATATGTTTGAGGCTATGGTGCATAATATAAAAATAGACACAGTAAAGTATCTATATAATTTAAGAGCAGAAGAAAAGGTTGAAAGAAAGAAGGTAGCTAAAGTAACAGGTGCTAGTCATGGGGGAGAATCTCCTAAACAAAAGACAGTGGTAAAGGGCAGAAAAATAGGTAGAAATGAACCCTGTCCCTGTGGTAGTGGTAAAAAGTATAAGAAATGTTGTGGAAGATAA
- a CDS encoding electron transfer flavoprotein subunit alpha/FixB family protein — MNISEYKGVWVFAEQRDGELQKVALELLGNGRNIADKLGVELTAVLLGDKVDDLAKELLAYGADNVIYVEDEKLAHYTTDGYTKAICELVNERKPEAMFIGATFVGRDLGPRLAARLSTGLTADCTALDVEEETGHLMMTRPAFGGNLMATIMCTEHRPQMSTVRPGVFTKLQRDESRIDDNKIEKVSSKLTEDDLKVKILEVIKESKDLVDISEAQIIVAGGRGVGSKENFKILEDLADAMGGTVAGSRAAIDNGWIDHELQVGQTGKTVRPVVYIACGISGAIQHLAGMQDSDYIIAINKDSGASIMSVADVGLVGDLNKIVPEMTAQFKDNYVE; from the coding sequence ATGAATATATCAGAGTATAAAGGTGTTTGGGTATTTGCGGAACAAAGGGATGGAGAATTACAAAAGGTAGCATTGGAATTATTAGGAAATGGAAGGAATATAGCTGACAAATTAGGAGTGGAATTGACAGCGGTTTTATTGGGAGATAAAGTTGATGATCTTGCAAAGGAATTATTAGCATATGGAGCAGATAATGTGATATATGTAGAAGACGAGAAATTAGCTCACTATACTACAGATGGTTACACGAAGGCTATATGTGAATTAGTTAATGAAAGAAAGCCAGAGGCCATGTTTATAGGCGCAACATTTGTTGGAAGGGATTTAGGACCAAGATTGGCAGCAAGACTTTCAACAGGATTAACAGCAGATTGTACAGCATTAGATGTGGAGGAAGAGACAGGTCACTTAATGATGACAAGACCAGCATTTGGTGGGAACTTAATGGCTACTATCATGTGTACAGAACATAGACCTCAAATGTCCACTGTAAGACCTGGAGTTTTCACCAAGTTACAGAGAGATGAATCTAGGATAGATGATAATAAAATAGAAAAAGTATCTTCTAAGTTGACAGAAGATGATTTAAAGGTAAAAATACTGGAAGTTATAAAGGAATCTAAAGACTTAGTAGACATAAGTGAAGCTCAAATAATAGTAGCTGGTGGTAGAGGCGTAGGTAGTAAAGAAAACTTTAAAATATTAGAAGATCTTGCAGATGCAATGGGTGGAACAGTAGCAGGTTCAAGGGCAGCTATAGATAATGGTTGGATAGATCATGAATTACAAGTAGGACAAACAGGAAAGACTGTGAGACCAGTGGTATATATTGCATGTGGTATTTCAGGAGCAATTCAACATTTAGCTGGTATGCAGGATAGTGACTATATAATAGCTATTAATAAAGATTCAGGGGCATCTATCATGTCTGTTGCAGATGTTGGATTAGTTGGAGACTTAAATAAAATAGTTCCAGAAATGACAGCTCAATTTAAAGATAATTATGTAGAGTAA
- a CDS encoding acyl-CoA dehydrogenase yields MNFELSKEQKLVVQSVRDFAQNEVKPIAAEADQTGIFPMEQYKKMGKMGLIGLPYSTDYEGAGGDYLSYILAVEEISKVDGSLGISYSVQTSLCMGALNAFGTEEQKKKYLPDLCSGRKIGSFGLTEPNAGTDASGQQTIAVKDGEHYILNGQKCFITNSPIADTFVIFAMTDRSKGTKGISAFIVEKEYDGISIGKIEDKMGIRSSQVGEVVLEDCRVPAENLLGKEGRGFGIAMKTLDGGRIGVAAQALGIAEGALEETIEYMKERKQFGKPLHKFQYLSFRMADLKARIEQARYLVYKAAMDKNDGKSYSVSAALAKMTASDCAMYVTTNCVQMLGGYGFIKDYPLERMMRDAKITQIYEGTNEVQRMVISGAMFR; encoded by the coding sequence ATGAACTTTGAATTAAGTAAAGAGCAAAAGTTAGTTGTTCAATCAGTTAGGGATTTTGCACAGAATGAAGTGAAACCTATAGCAGCAGAAGCTGACCAGACAGGGATTTTTCCTATGGAACAATATAAAAAAATGGGGAAAATGGGATTGATAGGTCTGCCTTATTCCACAGATTATGAAGGGGCAGGAGGAGATTATTTGTCATATATCCTTGCTGTAGAAGAGATTTCAAAGGTAGATGGCTCATTGGGCATATCATATTCAGTACAGACATCTCTTTGTATGGGAGCATTGAATGCCTTTGGTACTGAAGAACAAAAGAAAAAATATCTTCCAGATTTATGCTCTGGTAGAAAAATAGGTTCATTTGGCTTGACAGAACCAAATGCAGGAACTGATGCTTCAGGACAACAGACAATTGCAGTGAAAGATGGAGAGCATTATATATTAAACGGACAAAAATGTTTTATAACAAATAGCCCTATTGCAGATACTTTTGTAATATTTGCCATGACAGATAGAAGTAAAGGTACTAAGGGAATTTCAGCATTTATAGTGGAAAAAGAATATGATGGGATATCAATTGGAAAAATTGAAGATAAGATGGGAATCAGATCATCTCAAGTTGGTGAAGTTGTTTTAGAAGATTGTAGAGTACCAGCAGAAAACTTACTTGGTAAAGAGGGCAGAGGATTTGGTATCGCAATGAAGACCCTTGATGGGGGAAGAATAGGTGTAGCTGCTCAAGCATTGGGTATTGCTGAAGGGGCATTAGAAGAGACTATAGAATACATGAAAGAAAGAAAGCAATTTGGGAAACCACTTCATAAATTCCAATATCTATCATTTAGAATGGCGGATTTAAAGGCAAGGATAGAGCAAGCTAGATATCTAGTATATAAAGCTGCAATGGATAAAAATGATGGAAAATCATATTCAGTATCAGCAGCATTGGCTAAAATGACAGCATCAGATTGTGCTATGTATGTAACAACAAATTGTGTTCAAATGTTAGGTGGATATGGATTTATTAAAGATTATCCATTGGAAAGAATGATGAGAGATGCTAAGATAACTCAAATATATGAGGGAACTAATGAAGTTCAAAGAATGGTTATTTCAGGGGCAATGTTCAGATAG
- a CDS encoding hybrid sensor histidine kinase/response regulator: MDNNCICNDLVQNTSTYKKGIYCGIISTDSNSKNLYFLKEFCKNVFDNNGCMIFEYTKIESLETLEKFLKSIGYQIDILIEQKHIIPIFVEDNFINNDNIVVKDIINIYRNIIKDLKSKGKENIVLFCVREGIYRKYLYNSEIYELHRSLLDLTIDEGIMAFIKYNVHGFIKEIFLDLFYLHNVFILGDDYKIYTYGEEDFEKIEILLKYIVKIHNTNEEMIKEREKNLKVEKLKMLGELAGGITHDFNNILTSILGFSQLGLKKTTDIKARRYLDLIYKSSLDGKDMVKKIQTLTIKKGERIKKKANLNKLVKTAIDICKPRWKNDFERRHIDFKVITDLKSKNAIICVEHEIREVILNIVLNAIDAMEKGGKLFINTYDSGCKTYLEIKDTGIGMRKELIDKIFEPFYSTKECKGSGLGLSIVKKIIDEHNGDIAVKSTPGYGTEFIISFDSFSDDIVCESEPIQKYGEKSFRISKVLVLDDKKYVAKSISELLESLGVETDIEIDSSNINSIIKEKDYDAIFCDLAMPNFNGIEVSKIVKKHNPNTKVVLMTGWTGEIEDSEIKEIDYILGKPCTLEDISYALEKVTMEGLVASL, encoded by the coding sequence ATGGATAATAATTGCATTTGTAATGATTTAGTACAAAATACATCCACATATAAAAAGGGTATATATTGTGGTATAATAAGTACCGACTCTAACAGTAAAAATTTATATTTCCTTAAAGAGTTTTGTAAAAATGTTTTTGATAATAATGGATGCATGATATTTGAGTATACAAAAATTGAATCCTTAGAGACTTTAGAAAAGTTTCTTAAATCTATTGGTTATCAGATTGATATATTAATAGAACAAAAGCATATAATACCTATATTTGTAGAAGATAATTTTATAAATAATGACAATATAGTAGTTAAAGATATAATTAATATATACAGAAATATCATTAAGGATTTAAAATCTAAAGGAAAAGAAAATATAGTATTGTTTTGTGTAAGAGAAGGCATATATAGAAAGTATTTATATAATAGTGAAATATATGAATTACATAGAAGTTTGTTAGATTTAACTATAGATGAAGGAATAATGGCTTTCATAAAATATAATGTACATGGATTTATAAAAGAGATATTTTTAGACTTGTTTTATCTTCACAATGTATTTATATTGGGGGATGATTATAAAATATATACCTATGGAGAAGAAGACTTTGAGAAGATAGAGATATTATTGAAATATATAGTAAAAATACATAATACTAATGAAGAAATGATAAAAGAAAGGGAGAAGAATCTAAAAGTTGAGAAATTAAAGATGTTGGGAGAACTAGCAGGGGGTATAACCCATGACTTTAATAATATATTGACATCTATATTGGGATTTTCTCAATTAGGGCTAAAGAAAACAACAGATATTAAAGCTAGAAGATATCTAGACTTAATATATAAGTCATCATTGGATGGAAAAGATATGGTAAAAAAAATACAGACATTGACTATAAAAAAGGGAGAGAGAATAAAAAAGAAGGCTAATTTAAATAAATTGGTTAAAACCGCTATAGATATTTGCAAACCACGATGGAAGAATGACTTTGAAAGAAGACATATAGATTTTAAAGTAATTACAGATTTAAAGTCTAAAAATGCTATTATTTGTGTAGAACATGAAATAAGGGAAGTCATATTAAATATAGTATTGAATGCTATTGATGCTATGGAAAAAGGGGGCAAATTATTTATAAATACTTATGATAGCGGCTGTAAAACGTATTTAGAGATAAAGGATACTGGTATAGGAATGAGAAAGGAACTTATAGATAAGATATTTGAGCCTTTTTACAGTACTAAAGAATGTAAAGGTTCTGGTTTAGGGCTTAGCATAGTTAAGAAAATAATAGATGAGCACAATGGAGATATAGCGGTTAAAAGCACTCCAGGTTATGGAACTGAGTTCATCATATCCTTTGATTCTTTTAGTGACGATATAGTATGTGAAAGTGAACCAATACAAAAATATGGTGAGAAAAGCTTTCGAATATCTAAAGTTTTAGTATTAGATGATAAAAAGTATGTAGCTAAATCCATATCAGAATTATTGGAATCACTGGGAGTAGAAACAGATATAGAAATTGACAGTAGTAATATTAACAGTATAATAAAAGAGAAGGATTATGATGCTATATTTTGTGATTTGGCTATGCCTAATTTCAATGGAATTGAAGTGTCTAAGATTGTAAAAAAACATAATCCCAATACTAAGGTTGTTCTAATGACAGGGTGGACAGGAGAAATAGAAGATAGTGAAATAAAAGAAATAGATTATATTCTAGGAAAGCCTTGTACTTTAGAGGATATTAGTTATGCTTTAGAGAAAGTGACTATGGAGGGTTTAGTTGCTAGTTTATAG
- the prfB gene encoding peptide chain release factor 2 (programmed frameshift), whose product MIELDEFKSNIESLKETIKEIGVSLDPASIESKIKDLEKEMTDPEFWNDNERAQKVSQDANDLKEKLNQYKGIVRDSDEILLLIDMVQEENDPSMVSDIKNSVKDLEKRVEDLRLSTLLKGEYDKNNAILSIHSGAGGLEAQDWAEMLLRMYTRWSERKGYKLETLDILPDTEAGIKSVTLLIKGVNAYGYLKCEKGVHRLVRISPFDSSGRRHTSFASVDVMPEIDDNIDIDINPNDLKVDTYRASGAGGQHVNKTDSAVRITHIPTGIVVQCQNERSQHSNRATAMKMLTSKLIELKEQEQKEKIEDLQGNYNQIAWGSQIRSYVFHPYNLVKDHRTNAEKGNTTAVMDGDIDIFINEYLKKNS is encoded by the exons ATAATTGAGCTTGATGAATTCAAATCCAATATTGAATCATTAAAAGAAACTATAAAAGAAATAGGTGTTTCACTT GACCCAGCTAGTATTGAGTCTAAGATAAAAGATTTGGAAAAAGAAATGACGGATCCTGAATTCTGGAATGATAATGAAAGGGCACAGAAGGTAAGTCAGGATGCTAATGATTTGAAGGAAAAATTAAATCAATATAAGGGTATAGTAAGGGATAGTGATGAAATATTATTATTAATAGATATGGTACAAGAAGAAAATGACCCTTCTATGGTTTCAGATATAAAAAATAGCGTAAAAGACTTGGAAAAGAGAGTAGAGGATTTAAGGCTGAGCACCCTTTTGAAAGGGGAATATGATAAGAACAATGCTATACTTTCTATTCACTCAGGGGCAGGAGGATTAGAGGCACAGGATTGGGCGGAGATGCTTCTAAGGATGTATACAAGGTGGAGTGAAAGAAAGGGATATAAACTAGAAACTTTAGATATACTCCCCGATACAGAGGCAGGAATAAAAAGTGTGACTCTTTTGATTAAGGGAGTTAATGCCTATGGATATTTAAAATGTGAAAAAGGGGTCCATAGATTAGTGAGGATATCACCCTTTGATTCATCAGGTAGAAGACATACATCCTTTGCTTCAGTAGATGTAATGCCTGAAATCGATGATAATATAGATATTGATATAAACCCCAATGATTTAAAGGTAGATACCTACAGGGCCAGTGGAGCAGGGGGCCAGCATGTAAATAAAACTGATTCAGCGGTAAGGATAACTCATATTCCCACTGGCATAGTGGTACAGTGTCAAAATGAGAGGTCACAACATAGCAATAGGGCAACGGCAATGAAGATGCTCACATCAAAACTTATAGAATTAAAAGAGCAGGAGCAAAAAGAAAAAATTGAAGATTTACAAGGAAATTATAATCAAATTGCATGGGGGTCACAGATAAGATCCTATGTATTTCATCCATATAATTTAGTAAAAGACCATAGAACTAATGCAGAAAAAGGAAATACCACAGCAGTTATGGATGGAGATATAGATATATTTATAAATGAATATTTGAAAAAGAATAGTTAG
- a CDS encoding electron transfer flavoprotein subunit beta/FixA family protein, translating into MNIVVCVKQVPDTNEVKIDPKKGTLIREGVPSIMNPDDKNALEEALRLKDENGARVTVITMGPPQAEAVLREAIAMGADDTVLITDRAFAGADTLATSNALAGALRKLDYDIIFAGRQAIDGDTAQVGPGIAEHLGIAQVTYVEEVKVEGDFLKVRRALEDGYEMLEVKTPCLLTAIDTLNEPRYMNMGEIFNTFEKEVKVWNADDIDVDKSVLGLKGSPTKVKRSWPKETKGKGEIVELPTKEAAALALSKLKEKHYI; encoded by the coding sequence ATGAATATAGTTGTTTGTGTAAAACAAGTTCCAGATACAAATGAAGTTAAAATAGATCCAAAAAAAGGAACCCTTATAAGAGAAGGAGTTCCATCAATTATGAATCCCGATGATAAAAATGCTTTAGAAGAAGCATTGAGATTAAAGGATGAAAATGGAGCAAGGGTTACTGTAATTACTATGGGACCTCCACAGGCAGAAGCTGTATTAAGGGAAGCTATTGCCATGGGTGCAGATGATACAGTGTTAATTACAGATAGAGCATTTGCAGGAGCAGATACATTGGCTACTTCAAATGCATTGGCAGGAGCATTAAGAAAATTAGATTACGATATAATTTTTGCAGGTAGACAAGCTATAGATGGTGATACTGCACAGGTTGGACCTGGAATAGCGGAACATTTAGGCATTGCTCAAGTAACCTATGTTGAAGAAGTAAAAGTTGAAGGAGATTTTCTAAAAGTAAGAAGGGCATTGGAAGATGGTTATGAGATGTTAGAAGTGAAAACACCATGCTTACTCACAGCTATAGATACATTAAATGAACCAAGGTATATGAATATGGGAGAGATATTTAATACATTTGAAAAAGAAGTAAAGGTATGGAATGCAGATGATATAGATGTGGACAAGTCAGTTTTAGGATTGAAGGGATCGCCAACTAAAGTAAAAAGATCATGGCCTAAAGAGACAAAGGGAAAAGGAGAAATAGTTGAATTGCCAACAAAAGAGGCAGCGGCATTGGCTCTTTCAAAACTAAAGGAAAAACACTATATTTAA